ATCGTGCAGGGCGGCGAACGCGGACAGGATCACGGCCCGTTAATCTGTCTGTTTCCGCCTCGGGGCGCGGTGTTCACCATGGATCAAGGTGCCGGGGATTTCGTCGTCGAGGATGCCCGTGCCCGGGGCCGCGACGGTCTGTTCTTCGAGCGCGCCGAAGACGTCGCCGGCCAGCCGCGCCGCCATGCGCGGGGCGGAGTGTCTTGGGGAGTGTCTTGACTTGGGCCCCGGGCCCCGCTGACCCGTCCGCAGCCCGCGCGGATGCGGGAGCGGGCTCGGGTCAGCGGTCGGTCTCGTGCGGCCGGACGAGCAGGTCGGCTTGGGCACGAGTGCGGGCGATGCGGACGGCGTTGGCCTGGTCGGGACCGTGGGCCCAGGCGCGGGCGCGCTCCGGCGGCTTGCCGTAGGCGATGTGGCGCTCGACCAGGCGGCTGAGCCGCACGTCCTCCCCGGGCTCGACGTACCAGACCTCGTCCAGGAGCGGACGCACCCGCGACCAGGGCCCCTCGTCCAGCAGCAGGTAGTTGCCCTCGGTGATCACCAGGGAGGTGTCCGGGCCGAGGGCGATCTCGGCGGCCAGCGACTCCTCGAACTCGCGGTGGAAGCGCGGCGCGTACACCGTCTCGCCGGTGGCCGCCGCCTCGTGGAGGCGGGCCAGCAGCGCCGCGTAGCCCGCGGCGTCGAAGGTGTCGGGGGCACCCTTGCGGTCGCGGCGGCCCAGCGCGGTCAATACCTCGTTGGACAGGTGGAAGCCGTCCATGGGCAGCAGGCCCGTACCGGGGCCCAGCTCGCTCACCAGTGCGTGGGCCAGCGTGCTCTTGCCGGCGCCGGGGGCTCCCGTGATGCCGAGGACCGCGCGGCCCGGCCGGTCCCGCAGGGCGCGGGCCCGGCCGAGGAGCGCGCCCGGCGCGGCCTCGGCGGGTGGTTCGGGTGGTTCAGGTGCGTGGTCGGGCATCGGTGCAGGTTAGCCGTCCTGCCGCTCGCGCACTTCGCTGCGGAGGTTCGCGGTCGAGTGGGACCGGGGGCTCGTGGCCGGCCGGTGCGGGGGCGTGGTTGAGTGGCGGGCGTCAGCACGCCAACGGCGGCAGCACGCCCCGCACCATCCGGAGTCACCCCCATGAGCAGCACACCTCGCCCGGCCCCGGCCCAGGCCCTCGCCGAGGCGAAGCTGGTGGTCTTCGACTGTGACGGGGTGCTGGTCGACACCGAGCGGATCGGACCCGAGGTGGTCGCGGCGATGACGACCGAGGTGGGCTGGCCCCTCACCCCGGACGACGTACGCGAGCTGTTCCTCGGCACCCCCGAGCCGTATCTGCTCGCGGAGGTACGGGCGCACTCCACGGTGCCCGTCGACGAGAGCTGGCTGGCCGACTACCGCGCGCGGGTCGCCGCCGCGTTCGACGCCGCGCCGCACACGATGCCCGGTGTCCCCGCGCTGCTGGACGCGCTCGACGCACGCGGCCTGCCGTACTGCGTCGCCTCCAGCGGCAGCCACAGCCGCATCCGCCACTCCTTGACGGCCACCGGCTTGTGGGAGCGCTTCGCGGGGCGGGTCTTCAGTGCCGAGGACGTGGCGCACGGGAAGCCCGCTCCCGATCTGTTCCTGTACGCGGCGGCCGAGTGCGGCACCGCACCGTCGCGCTGCCTGGTCATCGAGGACAGCCCGGCCGGGGTGCGGGCCGCGCTGGCAGCCGGCATGCCCGCTCTCGGCTACACGGGCGGGCCCACCCCCGCCGACTGGCTGGCCGACGCCACCCACGGCGTCACCGACGATCTGCGCGCCCTGATTCCGCAGGGCTGACCCTCCGGCCCGCTCCTTCGGGCGCCCCGGCTCAGGAGGACGCTTCGGATTCCTCGGCCCCGGCCCCGGCCCCGCTCTCGGCCCCGGCCCCCGCCTCGCTCTCGGTCTCGGGGACCAGCACGTCGCGGGGCAGGGCGTGCAGCGTGCGCAGTGCGCGGAGGAAGCCCTCCCGGTCCGCCGGGGTCAGCCGCTCCAGCAGGCGCTCCTCGCGCTGCTGGATGTCGCGCCGGGCCGCGTCGCGCAGCCGCCGTCCGGCAGGGGTCATGGAGAGCAGCCGTACCCTGCGGTCGTCCGGGTCGGCGCGGCGTTCGATCAGTCCGCGCTCCTGGAGGCCGTCGAGCACACCGATGATGCGGGTCTTGTCCGCGCCGACGGCCCGTGCCAACGCGTTCTGGCTGCGCACCGGGTCCTCGTCCAGCCGGGAGAGCACCACATACGCCCACATCGTCAACCCGTGCTCGCGCAGCACCGGTTGTTCGGCCGCCATCAGGGCGCGCCCCAACGGCACCATCATCGCCGCGAGGTCCGGCCGCCGCTCACCGTCGTGTGCCGCGCCCTCCCGCGCGATCCTCTCCTCCGTCATGGCCTCAAGGTACGCCGGATCAGAAAATACGCGTGGACTTACGATAGGCACACGCTTACTGTTTCGTCATGACGCTACCCCGGTCCACCGACCCTGTGGACTCCGAAATCGTGGAACTCGACAGACGCGCGGTGACCGCCGCCGCCCGGCTCGTCGCCCGGGTCTCCAGTGCCGACCTCGGGCGGGCCACGCCCTGCGCCGGGTGGACGCTGGATGACCTGCTCGCCCATATGACCGCCCAGCACCACGGGTTCGCCGCCGCCGCGCGGGGCGAGGGCCGGGATCCGGCGGTGTGGCGGCCCGTACCCACCGACGATCCCGTGGGGGCGCACGCCGCCGCCACCGACGCCGTTTTGGAGGCGTTCGCGGCGGAGGGGGTGCTCACCCGGTCCTTCGACCTTCCCGAATTCGGCCCCGGCGCACGCTTTCCCGGCGCGCGGGCGGTCGGCTTCCACCTCGTCGACTACGTGGTGCACGGCTGGGACGTCGCGCGCGCCCTCGCTCTCCCCGACGAAGTCGATGCCGAGGTCGCCGCCGCCGCGCTGCGGGTGGCCGAAGCCGTGCCCGACGGGCCCGCACGCCTCGAAGAGGGCGCCGCCTTCCGGCCGGGGCTGCCCGTCACCGGCGAAATGGGCCCGCTGGACCGGACGCTGGCCCTCCTCGGACGCTCACCCGGCTGGCCCGGATGAAGTTGGCGGCGATCAGGTCTTGACCGAGGTCGGCCACCCCCGACCGGTACTGATGTTGTGGGGTAGCACAATGACCCGTACTACGACGTCGGGGGAAGGAGATTGATGACCACGCGCTTCGAGGTGCCCGGCCTCAGAGAGCCCGTCGAGATACTCGTCGACCGCTGGGGCGTGCCCCATCTGTACGCCGGCTCGCGCGCCGACCTCTTCCTGGCGCAGGGCTTCAACGCGGCCCGCGACCGCCTCTTCCAGCTGGACCTGTGGCGCCGCCGGGGCCTGGGGCTGCTCGCCGAGGTGCTGGGCGAGCGCTACGTCGAACACGACCGCGCCGCACGGCTGTTCCTCTACCGGGGCGACATGGCGCTGGAGTGGTCCGCGTACGGACCGGGCACCGAGGAGATGGCCCGCTCGTTCGTCGCGGGCATCAACGCGTATGTGACCCTGTGCCGCGACACCTCCGGCGCTGGGGCGGATCTCACGCCCCCCGAGTTCGCGCTGCTGGGGTACGGGCCCGCCCTGTGGGACCCGGCGGACGTGGCCCGGATCCGCAGCCACGGCCTCTTCTACAACCTGCACGACGAGGTGCGGCGCGCCCTGACGCTCCGCGACTTCGGGCCCGGGGCCGAGGAACTGCGCAAGGTCCGCGAGCCCCACCGCCCGCTCAACGTCCCCGAGGGGCTGGACCTGGACGTCATCCCGGACGACGTGCTGCGCGTGTACGACATGGCGACGACAGCGCCCTGGTCGCCGAACGCGCCCCGCCAGGGCCTGGACGGCAGCAACAACTGGGTGCTCGGCCCCTCCCGCACCGCGACCGGCCGCCCGCTGCTGGCCAACGACCCGCACCGGCCGGTCACCCTGCCCTCGCTGCGCTACCTCGCGCATCTGTCGGCGCCGGACCTGGAGGTGATCGGCGCGGGCGAACCGGCGCTGCCCGGCGTCTCGATCGGCCACAACGGGCACATCGCGTTCGGCTTCACGATCTTTCCCGTCGACCAGGAGGACCTGTACGTCTACCGCACCCATCCCGACGACCCGCGCTCCTACGCGTACGGGGACGGCTGGGAGCGGATGACCCGGGTGACCGAGCCGATCCCCGTACGGGGCCAGGAACCGGTGGAGGCCGAGCTGTGGTTCACCCGGCACGGGCCCGTCATCCGCGAAAGCCCCGAGCGGCAGGCCGCGTTCGCGGTGCGGGCCGCCTGGCTGGGGCCCGGCATGGCGCCGTACCTGGGCAGCGCGGGCTACATGGACGCGCGGACCCCGGACGCCTTCACCGAGGCGATGCGCGACTGGGGCGCCCCCGGTGAGAACCAGGTGTACGCGGCCCCCGACGGCACCATCGGCTGGCGCCCGGCGGCCCGGGTGCCGGCCCGGCGCGGCTGGGACGGGACGCTGCCGGTGCCGGGCGACGGGCGGTACGAGTGGGACGGCTTCCTCGCCCCGGAGGACCTGCCGCAGGTGCGTGACCCGGAGGACGGCTGGTTCGCCACGGCCAACCAGCTGAACCTGCCGCCGGATTACCCCCACGAGAAGCGCCCGGTCACCTTCGACTGGTACGCGCCGACCCGCTACGAGCGCTGCGCCGAGGTTCTCGCGGAGGGCCGGGAGTGGACGGCACGGGACTGCGTACGGCTCCAGACCGACCACGTCAGCCTCCCGGCCCGCAGGATCCTGCCGCTGCTGGCGGACCTGGAGAGTGCGGAGCCGCGGGTGCGCGTGGGCTTGGGACTGCTGCGCGGCTGGGATGCCACCCTCTCGGCGGACTCGGGGGCCGCGGCCCTGTTCGAGGTGTGGTTCCGCCGTCATCTGCGTCCCGCACTGCTGCGGCGCGCGCTGCGCCCGCTCGTCGGGGCCGATCGGCTGGAGGAGGCGCTGGAGCGGGTGCTGCCCTCTGAGGGCTCGTCGGCCGATCCCCGGGTGGATCTGCTGCTGCTGTCCGCGCCGGATCCGCACGGTGAGCTGGGCCCGCTGCTGCTGGAGAGCCTCGGCGAGGCGGTGGACGCCGTGACCGGGCTGCTGGGTGACGACCCGTCGGACTGGGAGTGGGGCACGCTGCACCGCGCCGAGCTGCGGCATCCGGTGGCCGCGCTGCTGCGCGAGGCCGGTGCCGGAGACGGGGCTCAGGCCGGTGCCGGTGCCGGTGCCGCCGAGGTTCCCGGCTGGTGCGGCCTTGGGCCGCTGGCGCGTGGCGGCAGCGGGGACACGGTGGGCGCCGCGGCGTACCTGCCGGACTTCCGGCAGAACGGAGGTGCGAGCTTCCGGATGGTCGTCGACGTCGGGGAGTGGGACGCCTCGCTGGTGATGAACTCCCCCGGTCAGTCCGGCGATCCGCGCAGCGCGCACTACGCGGACCTTTTCCCGGCCTGGGCGGCCGACGAGGCGTTCCCGCTCGTCTACACCCGCTCCCGGGTACGCGAGGAGACAGCGACGACCATCTGGCTGACGCCGCCCTGACCGGACCGGAGCTGCCCTGACCGGCCCCGGGGCGAACGGGCCGGTCACGGGCGCCGTTACTTCCCGTGGCCGCCACGGGCGAGGGTCTTGGGGCAGTGCGAACCACCGGGGCCGTGCGAGCTGCGGGAACCGTGCGCGGCGTGGGAGCCACGAGAGGTGTGCGAGCTGCGGGAGCCGTGCGAGGCATGTGAGCCGTGGGAAGCGTGGGTGCCGTGCGAGCCGTGGTGGAAGGGGCAGCCGCCCTTGGAGGGCTGCTTCGCGCGGGCCTTACGGGCACGCTCGTGCCAGGCGTGGGCGCGCGCCTCGTGGGTCGCGTCGCTGATGACGGCCATGAGCCCGCCGAGGATGGCGACGTTCTTGCCGAGGTGGATCTGGTGGCTCGCCCGATCACCCTCGTCCTCGTGCTCCCAGAAGGGGTGCCCGGCCAGCGTCGTCGGGATCAGCGAGGCGGCCAGCGCCAGCGCCGAGAGCCGGGGCAGCTTGCCGAGGGTGAGCATCGCGCCCGCCGCGGCCTGCACGCCGGCGTTGATCCGTACGAGCAGCACGTCGTTGTCCGGCAGCGCGGACACCTGAGCACGCAACTTGTCCAGCAGCGGCTTCGAAATCTCGGCGCTGGGCTCGGGGTCGCGCAGCGAGTTGATGCCGGCGCTGACGAAGAAGAGGCCGAGGAGCGGGCGGGAGGCCAGATTGAGGGGTGTCATGGGTGTCCTTGGGGTGCGCGGGTCCGGAGTCCGTCTTCAGCCATGTCACGCGGGTCCGCGCGCGTACGCAACCCCGACCCGCCGTACGGCTCACTCCCGTCAGTTCCGCACGTCCGGTCCGCATCGGAGTGGAGGCTCACTCGCGCACCTGGATGAGTGCGTGGGCGCCGCTGGTGCGCCACTTCTCCCCCGTCGCCTCCAGCGCGGCGACCGTCCCCGGTGCCAGTCCGGCCACGGTGTCGGACTTGAGGGTGCGCAGCGCCGCGACGGGGCCGGGGAAGTAGCCGGTGACCTCCGCGAAGGGGGTGTCCGGCGGCCAGTGCCGGTCGCCGATGAGCCTGCGGTAGTTGAGGTCGCCCTTGAGGAGGGTGAGCGCGGCCGAGGCGAAGTCCTCGCGCAGTGTGTCCGGCATGGCGTCGTAGCCAAGTGGCGCGCAGGAGAAAGGGTGGGTGCGGATCTCCAGCCGCCCCTGGCCCACGGCGTTCCAGAGGCGGTGCCCCGCGCGTCCCGCCGCTCCGGGCGCGGCGGCCATCCGGCGCAGCGCGGCCAGCACATCGGGGGTGACGGCGTCGGAGACGTAGTAGGGGTGCGGTTTGACGTGCAGTGACACCTGCGCGGCGCGCCCGCTCTCCAGCAGGTGGGCCGCCAGCAGCAGGTCGGGGATCAGCTCGCGGCCCGCGTTGTCGGCCACGAGGACGATCCGGCCGCCGCGCTCGCCGGCGCTCCTGAGCAGGGCGCGCAGTTGCTCACGGTCGTCGGCGACGAGGGGGCCCTCGGGGCCGGTGTCCTCGGCGGCCGTGATGAGGAAGCCGAGGTCGGCGCGGTTGCCCCACAGCGCGGAGAGGAGCAGCGCGTCGGTGCGCTCGTCCACCAGGGCGGGCTCCAGGCTGTCCAGCGCGGCGAACTGCGCGTCCACCGCCTCGCCGGCCAGTTCGGCGTCCTTGAACGGCGCGAAGGGGTCGACGCCCCGCCAGGCGGCGCCGGGCCCATCGGGTTCCGCCGCGTAGCCGGTGGCCTCCAGCAGCCTTCGGTAGAAGTAGCTTTCCGCCCACAGGAAGGGTGCCTCGGTCCAGCGCTTGCCGTAGTGGCCGCCGTCCCAGGGGCCGTTCCACAAGGCGGCGTCGTCCGCGTCGCCGGGCAGCGGCGCGAGGGTGCCGTGCAGGGTCTCGTCCAGCAGCGCGTCGAGGGCCTCGGCCTGCGCGGGAGGGTAGGGGAAGGCGTCCTTGAGACGCTGGACGAGGGCGGGATGCCGCTCGTGCCATACGCCGTACGCGAAGGTGCCGGGCTCGCTGCTGACGATGACGGGTGCCGCCTCCCGCGTCTGCCGCATCCGCTCCACGCGTCCTTTCCGCCGGGGGCCGTGTGGCCGTGCCCCGTGCCGTCCGGGAGCGGGGCCGCTCCGCTCCCGACCCTAACGGGAAGGCCGGGCGGACCCCACGGCTGCGGCTGCGGACGCCACGGCTGCGGCTACCGCTGGGGCGCGGGGAAGGAGACGGGCCCGCGGTGCCCGCCCGGCCCCACGGCGCGGACGCCGAAGAACACGTTGTCCTTGGACAGGTCCACGGTGTGCCGCGTCGTGTCGCCCACGTCCCGTACGTGTGTCCACTCCGGCGCGGTCGTCTCGCGCCACACGAGCTCGTAGCCGGCCGGGCGCGGGCCGTGCCCCGGCTCGGGGCGCTCCCACACCAGTTCGGTGTCGTTGGTGAGGGCGCTGGTGAGGATCTTGGCGCCGCGCGGGGCCTCGGGCGCGCGGGCCAGGGACCACAGCGCGGCGGCGTTGACGCGGGCGACGCGGGCGATGTAGGTGAAGTCGCAGAATTCGGGCAGATCGCCGTACCGCTTGCCGTTCTCGACCCGTACGTCCTGGTGCTGGTGCGCGAAGTCCTCGGCGGGCTCGGTGAACCGGGCGGCGGGGAAGCCCCGTTCGAGGAAGGGGATGTGGTCACCGCCGCGCAGATAGCGGTCGCGGCGGTAGATGACACGCACGTGCGCGCCGGTCGCGTCGTTGTCGGCCACGTCGCGCACGAAGCGGGCGAGCTGGCGCGAGGAGGAGTCGTTCTCGCCCCCGACCGAGCGGCGGATCTCGGCCTCCTCCGGGGTCTCGGCACTCGGCACTCCCTCGGCGAACAGCCGTACGGTGCGCGGGTCGCGCGTGCCGTCGTCGGCGGTGGAGCTGCCCACGATGTCGTTGGTGAACATCGCCCGCACCCGCGCTCCCCGCTTCTCCAGGACACCGGCCAGGTGGTCGGCGCCGTACAGCCCTTGCTCCTCGCCCGCGACGGCGGCCAGGACGAGGGTGGCCGCGGGCCGGCGGCGGGCCAGGACGCGGGCCAGCTCCATCACGACGGCGACACCGGAAGCGTCGTCGTCGGCGCCCGGCGCGTCGCTGGTGGCGTCCATGACGTCACTGGCGCGCGAGTCGTAGTGCCCGGAGACGACGTGCACCCGGTCCGGGTCCTGGCTGCCGCGCAGCGTGGCGACCACGTTGGTGATGCGGGTCGGCTCCGGGATGCGGTCGGCGGGCTCCTGCACGTACGACTGGAGCTCCACCGTCATCCGGCCGCCGGATGCCCGCGCGTACTCCGCCATCCGGTCCCGTATCCAGTCCCGTGCGGCGCCGATGCCGCGCTCGGGGTCGTCCTGGGCGGAGAGGGTGTGCCGCGTGCCGAAGGAGACGAGTTTCCGTACGGTCGCCTCGATCCGCTTCGGGTCGATCTCCCGCAGCAGCTCGCGCAGTTCGCGGTCGGGCCGCTGTGCGGTGGCCCCTGTCGCCGCTCCTTCTCCGCGCACCTCCGGGGTGTCTCGCGCCTCGCGTGCGTCTCGCGCCTCGCGTGCGTCTCGCGCCTCGCGTGCGGCCGAGGGCCGCGCTCCGATGCCCGCTCCCGCCGCCGTCGCGGCCCCCACCGCGCCGGCCAGCACGGCTCTGCGACCCGCACCCGCACCCGCACCCGCACCCGCCATGACACCCCTCCCCCGCACCGCGCACGTCACGGACATCTCGCGCGATTGTCATGCTCAGCTCTACGCCTGACAAGGGTGCCCCCGCCGTCGGCTGACGGGTCCTCACAGGTGCGCGCCCGGCTCGCTCAGCTCGGCGTAGGCGGCCTCGGCAGCGCGCCCCGGCGCGGTGCCCGCCGGGGCGTGGGCCAGGAAGTCGCGGGTGGATCCGGTGAAGGTGAGAGCCCCGCCCTCCAGGACGGCGACCTGGTCGGACACCCCGGCCAGGCCGGCGACCGCGTGGGTGGCAAGCAGCACGGGCACCTCCCAGGTGAGGGTGGAGAGCACCTCGCGGAAGACCCGGCGCTGCCGGGAGTCCAGGTCCGCCGTGGGCTCGTCCAGCAGCAGCAGCCGCGCGCCGTGCACCAGCGCCGAGGCCAGGTACACGCGGCGCACCTGCCCGCCCGAGAGGTGTCTGACCTTGGTGTCGGCGCGGTCGGCCAGATCCACCCGCGCCAGCGCCGGAGCGGCGCCGTGCCAGGCGTCGGACCTGCTCATTCCCTTCAGCCAGCCGGTGTAGGCGACCTGCTCACGGGCGGTCAGCCCGGCCATGGCCGTGACCCGGCGCGGCACCCAGGCGACGGCGGCGCGGTAGGCCCTCCGCTGGGAGGGGATGCCCTGGAAGGTGACCGTGCCCCGGCGCGGCCGGCTGACCGCCGCCGCCAGCCGCAGGAGCGTCGTCTTGCCCGCTCCGCCGGGGCCCAGCAGCATCGTCAGGCCAGGGGAGAGCGTGAAGTCGAGGCCGTCGAGAACGGGCGGGCCCCACGGGTGGTATCCGAAAGTGCAGGAGCGCAGTTCGAGCGTCATGGCGTGCCTCCTCCGGTGCCGTTCCCGGTCACGGCCGGGTGCGCGGGCGGACGGTGAGCAGGAGCGCGAGCCCGGCCCCGAGCACCAGGGCCGCCGCCCACAGAGCGAGCGGATCGTCGTTCGGGCGTGGCAGCACACTCCAGGCACGGGGCATGCCCTGGCGGAAGCCCAGCAGCGTCACCGCCAGCAGCCAGCCCACCGGCACCAGGACGGCGAGCGCCCCCATCAGCGGCCGGGCGCACAGCACCAGCCCCGTCAAGAACGCGGTGTTGCGCCCCACCGCGAGCGCCGACGGCGAAGCGGTGACCGCCCCTATCGCCAGCCCCGTCAGCGTGGCGGCCCCGACGAGGGCCAGCGTGAGCCCCGCGTCCAGAGCGCGTACGGGCCGGATTCCGGTCTCCTCGGCGGCGCCGGGCCGGGTCTCCAGCGACAGCAGCAGCGCCGCGCAC
This sequence is a window from Streptomyces sp. NBC_01775. Protein-coding genes within it:
- a CDS encoding nucleoside/nucleotide kinase family protein, translating into MPDHAPEPPEPPAEAAPGALLGRARALRDRPGRAVLGITGAPGAGKSTLAHALVSELGPGTGLLPMDGFHLSNEVLTALGRRDRKGAPDTFDAAGYAALLARLHEAAATGETVYAPRFHREFEESLAAEIALGPDTSLVITEGNYLLLDEGPWSRVRPLLDEVWYVEPGEDVRLSRLVERHIAYGKPPERARAWAHGPDQANAVRIARTRAQADLLVRPHETDR
- a CDS encoding M28 family metallopeptidase, translated to MAGAGAGAGAGRRAVLAGAVGAATAAGAGIGARPSAAREARDAREARDAREARDTPEVRGEGAATGATAQRPDRELRELLREIDPKRIEATVRKLVSFGTRHTLSAQDDPERGIGAARDWIRDRMAEYARASGGRMTVELQSYVQEPADRIPEPTRITNVVATLRGSQDPDRVHVVSGHYDSRASDVMDATSDAPGADDDASGVAVVMELARVLARRRPAATLVLAAVAGEEQGLYGADHLAGVLEKRGARVRAMFTNDIVGSSTADDGTRDPRTVRLFAEGVPSAETPEEAEIRRSVGGENDSSSRQLARFVRDVADNDATGAHVRVIYRRDRYLRGGDHIPFLERGFPAARFTEPAEDFAHQHQDVRVENGKRYGDLPEFCDFTYIARVARVNAAALWSLARAPEAPRGAKILTSALTNDTELVWERPEPGHGPRPAGYELVWRETTAPEWTHVRDVGDTTRHTVDLSKDNVFFGVRAVGPGGHRGPVSFPAPQR
- a CDS encoding ATP-binding cassette domain-containing protein, coding for MTLELRSCTFGYHPWGPPVLDGLDFTLSPGLTMLLGPGGAGKTTLLRLAAAVSRPRRGTVTFQGIPSQRRAYRAAVAWVPRRVTAMAGLTAREQVAYTGWLKGMSRSDAWHGAAPALARVDLADRADTKVRHLSGGQVRRVYLASALVHGARLLLLDEPTADLDSRQRRVFREVLSTLTWEVPVLLATHAVAGLAGVSDQVAVLEGGALTFTGSTRDFLAHAPAGTAPGRAAEAAYAELSEPGAHL
- a CDS encoding TIGR03086 family metal-binding protein, which translates into the protein MTLPRSTDPVDSEIVELDRRAVTAAARLVARVSSADLGRATPCAGWTLDDLLAHMTAQHHGFAAAARGEGRDPAVWRPVPTDDPVGAHAAATDAVLEAFAAEGVLTRSFDLPEFGPGARFPGARAVGFHLVDYVVHGWDVARALALPDEVDAEVAAAALRVAEAVPDGPARLEEGAAFRPGLPVTGEMGPLDRTLALLGRSPGWPG
- a CDS encoding DoxX family membrane protein, which codes for MTPLNLASRPLLGLFFVSAGINSLRDPEPSAEISKPLLDKLRAQVSALPDNDVLLVRINAGVQAAAGAMLTLGKLPRLSALALAASLIPTTLAGHPFWEHEDEGDRASHQIHLGKNVAILGGLMAVISDATHEARAHAWHERARKARAKQPSKGGCPFHHGSHGTHASHGSHASHGSRSSHTSRGSHAAHGSRSSHGPGGSHCPKTLARGGHGK
- a CDS encoding MarR family winged helix-turn-helix transcriptional regulator produces the protein MTEERIAREGAAHDGERRPDLAAMMVPLGRALMAAEQPVLREHGLTMWAYVVLSRLDEDPVRSQNALARAVGADKTRIIGVLDGLQERGLIERRADPDDRRVRLLSMTPAGRRLRDAARRDIQQREERLLERLTPADREGFLRALRTLHALPRDVLVPETESEAGAGAESGAGAGAEESEASS
- a CDS encoding penicillin acylase family protein; the protein is MTTRFEVPGLREPVEILVDRWGVPHLYAGSRADLFLAQGFNAARDRLFQLDLWRRRGLGLLAEVLGERYVEHDRAARLFLYRGDMALEWSAYGPGTEEMARSFVAGINAYVTLCRDTSGAGADLTPPEFALLGYGPALWDPADVARIRSHGLFYNLHDEVRRALTLRDFGPGAEELRKVREPHRPLNVPEGLDLDVIPDDVLRVYDMATTAPWSPNAPRQGLDGSNNWVLGPSRTATGRPLLANDPHRPVTLPSLRYLAHLSAPDLEVIGAGEPALPGVSIGHNGHIAFGFTIFPVDQEDLYVYRTHPDDPRSYAYGDGWERMTRVTEPIPVRGQEPVEAELWFTRHGPVIRESPERQAAFAVRAAWLGPGMAPYLGSAGYMDARTPDAFTEAMRDWGAPGENQVYAAPDGTIGWRPAARVPARRGWDGTLPVPGDGRYEWDGFLAPEDLPQVRDPEDGWFATANQLNLPPDYPHEKRPVTFDWYAPTRYERCAEVLAEGREWTARDCVRLQTDHVSLPARRILPLLADLESAEPRVRVGLGLLRGWDATLSADSGAAALFEVWFRRHLRPALLRRALRPLVGADRLEEALERVLPSEGSSADPRVDLLLLSAPDPHGELGPLLLESLGEAVDAVTGLLGDDPSDWEWGTLHRAELRHPVAALLREAGAGDGAQAGAGAGAAEVPGWCGLGPLARGGSGDTVGAAAYLPDFRQNGGASFRMVVDVGEWDASLVMNSPGQSGDPRSAHYADLFPAWAADEAFPLVYTRSRVREETATTIWLTPP
- a CDS encoding damage-control phosphatase ARMT1 family protein, translating into MRQTREAAPVIVSSEPGTFAYGVWHERHPALVQRLKDAFPYPPAQAEALDALLDETLHGTLAPLPGDADDAALWNGPWDGGHYGKRWTEAPFLWAESYFYRRLLEATGYAAEPDGPGAAWRGVDPFAPFKDAELAGEAVDAQFAALDSLEPALVDERTDALLLSALWGNRADLGFLITAAEDTGPEGPLVADDREQLRALLRSAGERGGRIVLVADNAGRELIPDLLLAAHLLESGRAAQVSLHVKPHPYYVSDAVTPDVLAALRRMAAAPGAAGRAGHRLWNAVGQGRLEIRTHPFSCAPLGYDAMPDTLREDFASAALTLLKGDLNYRRLIGDRHWPPDTPFAEVTGYFPGPVAALRTLKSDTVAGLAPGTVAALEATGEKWRTSGAHALIQVRE
- a CDS encoding HAD family hydrolase, encoding MSSTPRPAPAQALAEAKLVVFDCDGVLVDTERIGPEVVAAMTTEVGWPLTPDDVRELFLGTPEPYLLAEVRAHSTVPVDESWLADYRARVAAAFDAAPHTMPGVPALLDALDARGLPYCVASSGSHSRIRHSLTATGLWERFAGRVFSAEDVAHGKPAPDLFLYAAAECGTAPSRCLVIEDSPAGVRAALAAGMPALGYTGGPTPADWLADATHGVTDDLRALIPQG